DNA from Brachyspira aalborgi:
AAGAAAAAGACGATATAAATTCTATAAAATTAATTATAGATAAATATTTATCTAAAAATTTTAATAAAAATGAAATTATATTTGATAACAAAATGAGGGAAATTATAAAAAATTTTATTAAAGTTTAGGAGTAATTTAATATTGACTTATAAATCTAAAAGTATATACTAACTAATATATATTTAATTAAGGAATTAACATGTTTCAAAAAGCTAAAATTTTTAATAACGGACATTCTCAAGCCGTTCGTTTGCCAAAAGAATTTCGTTTTGAAAGCAAAGAGGTTATTATTCGCAAAGTTGAAAATGGAGTTTTGCTTATGTCGCAAGATAAAAATATATGGAAAAATTGGTTTGATAATTTGGAGGAATTTTCAGAAGATTTTGCGAAAGTTTTAGATAGCAGAGAAATTAATCAAAATAATCAAAAACGAGAGGATTTATTTTGAAAAAATTAATGCTTGACACTAATATTTGTATTTACATTATTAAAAATAAACCGTTAAATGTTAGAAAAAAATTAGAAAGTTATAATTTTGGCGAAATTGCAATATCGAGTATTACAGTTTCCGAGCTTTATTACGGAGCTTATAAAAGTTCTAAACAAGAGCAAAATTTATTAAGTTTGAATAATTTTTTATCTCCGTTTAATATTATAGAATTTGATATAGAATGCGCTTTAGCTTATGGAAAAATAAGAGCGGAACTTGAAAATAAAGGACAAATAATAGGTTATATGGATATGCTTATCGCTTCTTGTTCGCTTGCAAAAGATTTCACGCTTATTACAAACAATATAAAAGAATTTAAGCGTATAAAAGGTTTAAGAGTAGAAAATTGGATTTAATATTTTAAATTAAGGAAATTATAAATGAATAAAATAATAAATTTTAGTATAGACGATTGCATAGAAATATTTAGAGATATAACGATTAATAATTATAATTCTTTATTTGAAAGCGATTATTTTTCTTTTTTCAAAGAATTGCATGATAAATATAACGCGAAAATAAGTTTATATTCGTTTGTAGAATATAAAGGATTTAATATAAAAAACGCAACCGATAAATTTAAAAAAGAATTTATAAATAATTGCAATTGGTTAAAAATTGGATTTCATGGTTTTAATGAAAACAGCAGATATAACGACAAAGAAAATATTAAAAAAGATTATAAGCTATTTCTTAAATATGTTAAAAGATTTGCAGGCAATTTAAATATTATTGATAATTTTGTTAGGCTTCATTATTTTTCTGGCAATTTGGAAAATATGATTAAAATAAAAAAATTTGGAATAAAAGGGCTTCTCACAGCGGATGACGATAGAGATAATTATTATCTAAAAAAGAATGAAAATATTTTTCTTAATAAACATAATATTTACAAAGATATTAAAAATGAAATATTTTTTATTAAAACTAATTTAAGAATCGAGAAAATTGAAAATATAAATGAAACCTTAAAAACAATCGACATAAATAATAATATAATAATGTTTACGCATGAGCAATATTTGAATGATAAAAA
Protein-coding regions in this window:
- the vapC gene encoding type II toxin-antitoxin system tRNA(fMet)-specific endonuclease VapC, with the translated sequence MKKLMLDTNICIYIIKNKPLNVRKKLESYNFGEIAISSITVSELYYGAYKSSKQEQNLLSLNNFLSPFNIIEFDIECALAYGKIRAELENKGQIIGYMDMLIASCSLAKDFTLITNNIKEFKRIKGLRVENWI
- a CDS encoding antitoxin gives rise to the protein MFQKAKIFNNGHSQAVRLPKEFRFESKEVIIRKVENGVLLMSQDKNIWKNWFDNLEEFSEDFAKVLDSREINQNNQKREDLF